Below is a window of Candidatus Thermoplasmatota archaeon DNA.
TTGATAAAGCCTTGGGAAAATTTAAGAATAAACCTTGAAGAGCTTGGCGAAAGTAAAACTACATTTTCATGTCTCTCTACTCTATCAAGTTTAAAATTTGATAGTTTCGTACAAGAATTACAAAAAATTGCTAACGCTTGGCTTAAAGTTATTAACGTTGTTGGTGCCAACCACTATCTACTCGTTATTGTTTTAAAGCCTTACAGACAAGAGCTTGAAGAGCTTTTTAGAAAATACGAAGCTCATATTCAAACATTTGCTGAAGAGTTAAAAAGCGCTCCAAAAAATATTTTAAAAGATTTAGATAGCGAGCTTAAGGAGCTAGCCACGAAGCGAACTAAAATAGAGAAAGAGATATCAAAACTTGCTAAATATAGATACGATTTCCTTCTTGCCTACGATTATTTGCTAATTGAAAGAGATAAACTTTCTGCTTTATCGAATTTAGGCACTACTCAAAATACCTTTCTACTAGAAGGCTGGCTAAAGAAGAGCGATGTGAGCAAGCTAAAGAATAGTCTAGCCAAATACAAAAATATTGAAATAGTCACAAGAGCACCTCTAGAGAGTGAGCAGCCGCCTGTGGCTTTAGAAGAAAAAAAAATATTCCAGCCTTTTCGGCTTGTAACTAACCTTTATGGCAAACCTGCCTATACCGAGATAGACCCTACTCCTTTTCTAGCACCTTTCTTCTTACTGTTTTTTGCATTATGTCTAACTGATGCAGGCTACGGATTAGTACTAATTGCACTTTCTTTGTTCTTTATGAAAAAGATCCATGGCGGTAGAGGCTTCTTTATGCTAATGCTCGGTTGCGGAGCTATAACTGTGGTTATAGGCTCGCTCACAGGCTCATTCTTCGGTAATTTAACAGGCTTTAGAGCTGTTTGGCTTGATCTTATGAACGAAAACGATGTGATTTCGTTCTTGCTGTTCGCACTAATGCTAGGAGTCATTCAAACTATCTATTTCGGACCTTTGATTAAGTTTTATCACAATATAAAATTAAAAAAATTTAAAGACGCGCTTTTCGACCAGGTCTTTTGGACTGTTTTCCTTTCCTCGGTACTTTTTGTATTGCTCAATGCACTCGGGTTTTTTGGTGTAACTCTAAGAAGAATATTTGGAATAACAGAGCTGTTCGGCGTTAATATAAAAGCGCTTGGTGCAGCACTTCAGCCCTACGCGATCTATATAGCTATAGCAAGTGTAATAGTTGTAGTCGCAACAAAAGGCAGAGCTCATAAAAAAATAGGTAAAAGGCTAGTTGCAGGACTTGCAAGTCTTTACGGCATTAGTAGCTATATAGGAGATGTACTGTCTTATTCACGTCTACTCGCATTGGGCATGACTACATCTGCAATAGCAATTGTTGTTAATACTATTGCGTTCATGTGCCTTTCGACGCCTTACATAGGAATAGTGATGGCAGTAATAATACTCATAGGCGGGCACACGCTCAATTTGATTATTAACTGTCTCGGCGCTTTCGTACACACTTTAAGACTACAATTCGTAGAGTTTTTCAGTAAGTTTCTAGGAGGTGCTACAGGCAGAGGGTTTATGCCTTTTAGTGAAGCTAAAAAATATACTGAAGTGAAATGAGTAGTCGAGAATGAGAAAAGAAAAAATTAAAGAGGCTTTGCAAGGACTGAAAGATGAGATAAGACAGAAGTATAAAGCAGGAGTCAAAGGAATCTTTGGCTCTTATGTAAAAGAGGAGCAGAAAGAAAGTAGCGATATAGAAAATGACGATATGATGTTAAGTGCTGTGATAAAGAAGTTTGAAATTATTGGGGAGGCAACAAAAAACATACCACAAGAGATTAAACAGAAACATCCAGATGTTCCTTGATAGTAAATTTAAAAAGTTATGTAGGTAATACTAAAACTAAAAAACAATAAAAGGTGATAAAATATGGAAATCTTAGGATTGGCGTTTGCTATAACGGGCGCTGCTTTAGCAGCAGGACTAAGTGGCGCGGGCTCTAGTATAGGTGTTGGATTAGCAGCGCAGGCAGCTGCTGGAGTCACTTCAGAAGACCCTGAAAAATTCGGTAAAATGTTGCAGCTAAAAGGCCTGAAGAGTTTGGCAAAGCAATGATAATGCCTGTTATTGTAGAGA
It encodes the following:
- a CDS encoding V-type ATP synthase subunit I, whose amino-acid sequence is MAVLEMERVYVLGYEQQKLEILVTLQKLGIVEISDLKLSLEKSPLKNYLRSAPEIATTEYDQKLATLQYAIDYLLPYQPRPGFVVGLIKSLIESIFGTKFVVSKEEFEKIAKKLDALLQICNKLRDFESELSRLRSEESKISAVRELIKPWENLRINLEELGESKTTFSCLSTLSSLKFDSFVQELQKIANAWLKVINVVGANHYLLVIVLKPYRQELEELFRKYEAHIQTFAEELKSAPKNILKDLDSELKELATKRTKIEKEISKLAKYRYDFLLAYDYLLIERDKLSALSNLGTTQNTFLLEGWLKKSDVSKLKNSLAKYKNIEIVTRAPLESEQPPVALEEKKIFQPFRLVTNLYGKPAYTEIDPTPFLAPFFLLFFALCLTDAGYGLVLIALSLFFMKKIHGGRGFFMLMLGCGAITVVIGSLTGSFFGNLTGFRAVWLDLMNENDVISFLLFALMLGVIQTIYFGPLIKFYHNIKLKKFKDALFDQVFWTVFLSSVLFVLLNALGFFGVTLRRIFGITELFGVNIKALGAALQPYAIYIAIASVIVVVATKGRAHKKIGKRLVAGLASLYGISSYIGDVLSYSRLLALGMTTSAIAIVVNTIAFMCLSTPYIGIVMAVIILIGGHTLNLIINCLGAFVHTLRLQFVEFFSKFLGGATGRGFMPFSEAKKYTEVK